The following are encoded together in the Gorilla gorilla gorilla isolate KB3781 chromosome 14, NHGRI_mGorGor1-v2.1_pri, whole genome shotgun sequence genome:
- the MTIF3 gene encoding translation initiation factor IF-3, mitochondrial — translation MAALFLKRLTLQTVKSENSCIRCFGKHILQKTAPAQSSPIASAPRLSFLIHAKAFSTAEDTQNEGKKTKKNKTAFSNVGRKISQRIIHLFDEKGNDLGNMHRANVIRLMDERDLRLVQRNTSTEPAEYQLMTGLQILQERQRLREMEKANPKTGPTLRKELILSSNIGQHDLDTKTKQIQQWIKKKHLVQITIKKGKNVDVSENEMEEIFHQILQTMPGIATFSSRPQAVQGGKALMCVLRALSKNEEKAYKETQETQERDTLNKDHGNDKESNVLHQ, via the exons ATGGCTGCTCTTTTTCTAAAGAGGTTAACACTACAAACTGTAAAGTCTGAAAATAGTTGCATTAGATGTTTTGGTAAACACATCCTGCAAAAGACAGCACCAGCACAGTCATCCCCTATTGCTTCTGCCCCAAGACTCTCCTTCCTAATTCATGCAAAAGCCTTTAGTACCGCTGAAGACAcccagaatgaaggaaaaaagacaaaaaagaataaaacagcttTTAGTAACGTTGGAAGAAAAATTAGTCAGCGAATTATTCACTTATTTGATGAGAAGGGCAATGATTTGGGAAACATGCACCGAGCAAATGTGATTAGACTTATGGATGAGCGAGACCTGCGACTGGTTCAAAGGAACACCAGCACAGAACCTGCAGAGTATCAGCTCATGACAGGATTGCAGATCCTCCAGGAGCGGCAGAGGCTGAGGGAGATGGAGAAGGCGAACCCCAAAACTG GACCAACCCTGAGAAAGGAACTGATTTTGTCTTCAAATATTGGACAACATGATTTGGACACAAAGACTAAACAGATTCAGCAGTGGATTAAGAAAAAACACCTAGTCCAGATTaccataaagaaaggaaaaaatgtagaCGTGTCAGAAAATGAAATG GAGGAGATATTTCATCAAATACTCCAGACTATGCCTGGAATAGCTACATTCTCATCTAGGCCACAAGCTGTTCAAGGAGGAAAAGCTTTAATGTGTGTTCTTCGTGCTTTGAGCAAAAATGAGGAGAAGGCATATAAAGAAACTCAAGAGACCCAGGAAAGAGACACTTTGAACAAAGACCATGGAAATGATAAGGAATCAAATGTTCTGCATCagtaa